The following proteins come from a genomic window of Fontisubflavum oceani:
- a CDS encoding 1-phosphofructokinase family hexose kinase has translation MRDVLTLTLNPALDVSAVVPQVVAGPKLRCSDARIDPGGGGVNVSRAIRLLGGNSRAIVASGGVTGALLCDLLEGEGVDVTRLPVSGLTRQSFAVTDAEAGGQYRFVMPGPDWNEADLDALWAVLDAAMGPDALLVVSGSLPPGLTPDLLSQINSRARAAGARMLLDTSGDALVQAVEQTAHPFHVLRVDGAEADELAGRPLRTPEDTAAFGRSLIAAGRCEHAVMALGAQGTLGISDEACFFCRPPLIETVSAVGAGDSLVGAMALALARGAEFDAAVRFGTAAAGAAVKTPATALCDRGEAEALVSQISVEAI, from the coding sequence ATGCGGGACGTTCTGACCCTGACCCTCAACCCGGCCTTGGATGTCTCGGCGGTGGTGCCGCAAGTGGTGGCCGGGCCGAAACTCCGCTGCTCCGATGCCCGGATCGATCCGGGCGGCGGCGGGGTGAATGTCTCGCGTGCTATCCGGCTTTTGGGGGGGAACTCGCGCGCAATCGTTGCCTCCGGCGGGGTTACCGGGGCGCTTTTATGTGACCTTCTTGAGGGCGAGGGGGTCGATGTCACCCGCTTGCCGGTGTCCGGCCTGACCCGGCAGTCTTTCGCGGTTACCGATGCCGAGGCGGGCGGGCAATATCGCTTTGTCATGCCGGGCCCGGACTGGAACGAGGCGGATTTGGACGCGCTTTGGGCGGTGTTGGACGCCGCTATGGGGCCGGACGCGTTGCTGGTTGTTTCGGGCAGCTTGCCACCGGGTCTGACGCCCGATCTCCTGTCGCAGATCAACAGTCGCGCCCGGGCGGCGGGCGCGCGGATGCTGCTAGATACATCTGGAGATGCGCTGGTCCAGGCGGTTGAACAGACCGCGCATCCGTTTCACGTGTTGCGCGTTGATGGTGCGGAGGCCGATGAACTCGCGGGTCGTCCGCTCAGAACCCCGGAAGACACTGCCGCCTTTGGCCGGAGCCTGATTGCCGCGGGCCGTTGTGAGCATGCGGTGATGGCGCTTGGCGCGCAGGGCACTTTGGGCATCTCGGATGAGGCTTGTTTCTTTTGCCGTCCACCCCTGATCGAAACGGTGAGCGCGGTTGGCGCGGGCGATAGCCTCGTGGGGGCCATGGCGCTGGCCTTGGCGCGCGGAGCGGAGTTTGATGCGGCGGTGCGCTTTGGCACGGCAGCGGCAGGGGCGGCGGTAAAAACCCCGGCCACAGCGCTTTGTGACCGGGGTGAGGCCGAAGCCCTTGTGTCGCAGATCAGTGTCGAAGCGATCTGA